The Collimonas sp. PA-H2 genome contains a region encoding:
- a CDS encoding iron ABC transporter permease, whose product MPLIAFIALLITLPILGIAGAWLQLDARAIDTLSQQMQTVLPGYLATSAWLAIAVTIGVVIVGAATAVTVSLFEFRGRRFSQWALLLPMAMPAYVSAYAYTDFLQYSGLLQSSLRELIPGLRLPEIRSLPGAIFLFIFTLYPYTYLLARNALNQRDVHLMEAARLLGTPLAARIRRVALPLARPALMAGAALALMETLADYGVGAYFGLTTFTTGIYKAWLVMDDRIAAAQLASVLLAIVALLLWVERKGQQRLRFSSVRGQRGDASETRLTPLRGGQRLLAWLVCGLPILFGFILPVLILLRLMWREFLHQESDPYLNAGFDLLRYAGWAWNSFRFGCIAALLAVALALALSYVQRARNLPPFRLWLLRLVARMAGMGYAVPGSVIAIGILLPLAWLQILAPQTKIGILLTATSFGILYAYLVRFSAVAVQSIEAGYARIPATLDEAARTLGSSGWRIARILHAPLLWRSMATAFLMVFVDVVKELPATLLLRPFNTDTLAVIAHNLARDERLGEAALPALTIVVVGLIPVLLVSRALGKR is encoded by the coding sequence ATGCCGCTCATCGCTTTCATCGCGCTGCTGATCACCCTTCCCATCCTCGGCATTGCCGGCGCCTGGCTGCAACTGGATGCCCGCGCGATCGATACCCTGTCGCAGCAAATGCAGACTGTGTTGCCGGGCTACCTGGCCACCTCCGCCTGGCTGGCGATCGCGGTCACCATCGGCGTCGTCATCGTCGGCGCCGCCACCGCGGTCACGGTCAGCCTGTTCGAATTTCGTGGCCGCCGCTTTTCCCAGTGGGCGCTATTGCTACCGATGGCGATGCCGGCTTATGTGTCGGCCTATGCCTACACCGATTTCCTGCAATACAGCGGCCTGCTGCAAAGCAGTTTGCGGGAACTCATCCCCGGCTTGCGGCTGCCGGAAATCCGCAGCCTGCCAGGTGCGATTTTCCTGTTCATTTTTACGCTCTACCCCTACACCTACCTGCTGGCGCGCAATGCCTTGAACCAACGCGACGTCCATCTGATGGAAGCCGCGCGTTTGCTGGGCACGCCGCTGGCCGCGCGCATCCGACGCGTGGCGCTGCCGCTGGCGCGGCCGGCGCTGATGGCAGGCGCCGCGCTGGCCTTGATGGAAACCCTGGCCGACTATGGCGTCGGCGCCTATTTCGGCCTGACCACCTTCACCACCGGCATCTACAAAGCCTGGCTGGTGATGGATGACCGCATCGCCGCGGCACAACTGGCTTCAGTGCTGTTGGCGATCGTGGCGCTGCTGCTGTGGGTGGAACGCAAGGGCCAGCAGCGGCTGCGCTTTTCCAGCGTGCGTGGGCAGCGCGGCGACGCATCGGAAACCAGGCTGACGCCTTTGCGCGGCGGCCAGCGCTTGCTGGCATGGCTGGTCTGCGGCCTGCCGATACTGTTTGGTTTCATCTTGCCTGTATTGATCCTGCTGCGCCTGATGTGGCGCGAATTCCTACACCAGGAAAGCGATCCCTATCTGAACGCTGGCTTCGACCTGTTGCGCTATGCCGGCTGGGCCTGGAACAGTTTCCGCTTCGGCTGCATCGCTGCACTGCTGGCGGTAGCGCTGGCGCTCGCGCTCAGCTACGTGCAGCGGGCACGCAACCTGCCGCCGTTCAGGTTGTGGCTGTTGCGCCTGGTCGCGCGTATGGCGGGCATGGGCTACGCCGTACCCGGTTCTGTGATCGCGATCGGCATCCTGCTGCCGCTGGCGTGGCTGCAAATTCTCGCTCCGCAAACCAAGATTGGAATCCTGCTGACCGCGACTTCATTCGGCATCCTGTATGCATACCTGGTGCGCTTCAGCGCCGTCGCCGTGCAATCGATAGAGGCCGGCTATGCCCGCATCCCGGCGACGCTGGACGAAGCTGCGCGTACGCTCGGCAGCAGCGGCTGGCGCATTGCCCGCATCTTGCACGCGCCTTTGCTGTGGCGTTCGATGGCGACCGCCTTCCTGATGGTGTTTGTCGATGTTGTGAAGGAATTACCGGCGACGCTGTTACTGCGGCCGTTCAATACCGACACGCTGGCGGTAATCGCCCACAACCTGGCGCGCGACGAGCGGCTGGGAGAGGCAGCGTTGCCGGCCCTGACAATTGTTGTGGTGGGCTTGATTCCAGTGCTGCTGGTGAGCCGCGCCTTGGGCAAGCGCTGA
- a CDS encoding ABC transporter ATP-binding protein — MFLTLDQICVSYPGAPAPAVDGVSLQLAAGQLGVLIGPSGSGKTSLLRAVAGLEQAQGGQIALDQALLDGPGVRVAAEQRRIGMVFQDFALFPHLSIGANIGFGLHQASRQQRQRRVAEMLALVGLAGAQEKYPHQLSGGQQQRVALARALAPEPRLLLLDEPFSSLDVELRERLAHDVRAILKQAHITALMVTHDQLEAFAIGDVVGVMQAGRLQQWAAPYDLYHRPATRFVADFIGHGVMLPGQLLERDGLPVVATALGELREVSAAALQQIRLHGRGQQGFDVLLRSDDIVHDDASPFKARIVRKSFRGAEFLYTLQLAGGQEVLALVPSHHDHAVDEWIGIRLDVSHVVTFSL, encoded by the coding sequence ATGTTTCTTACTCTTGATCAAATCTGTGTCAGCTATCCGGGCGCGCCGGCGCCTGCGGTGGATGGCGTCTCGCTGCAGCTCGCGGCCGGCCAGCTCGGTGTGCTGATAGGGCCGTCTGGCAGCGGCAAAACTTCCTTGCTGCGGGCCGTCGCCGGTCTTGAACAAGCCCAGGGCGGGCAGATCGCGCTGGATCAGGCCTTGCTGGATGGTCCTGGTGTCAGGGTAGCCGCCGAGCAGCGCCGCATCGGCATGGTGTTCCAGGACTTTGCCCTGTTCCCGCACTTGAGCATCGGCGCCAACATCGGTTTCGGCCTGCACCAGGCATCGCGTCAGCAGCGCCAGCGGCGGGTTGCTGAAATGCTGGCGCTGGTCGGGCTGGCAGGCGCGCAGGAAAAATATCCGCATCAATTGTCCGGCGGCCAGCAGCAGCGGGTGGCGCTGGCGCGGGCCCTGGCGCCGGAACCGCGTTTGCTGCTGCTCGATGAGCCGTTCTCCAGCCTGGACGTTGAATTGCGCGAGCGCCTGGCGCATGACGTGCGCGCGATCCTGAAGCAGGCGCACATCACGGCGTTGATGGTGACCCACGATCAGCTGGAAGCATTTGCCATCGGCGATGTGGTGGGCGTGATGCAGGCCGGCCGTCTGCAGCAATGGGCTGCGCCTTACGATCTGTATCATCGCCCGGCAACCCGCTTTGTCGCCGACTTTATCGGCCACGGCGTCATGCTGCCGGGCCAACTGCTTGAGCGCGACGGGCTGCCGGTAGTGGCGACAGCGCTCGGCGAGCTGCGCGAGGTCAGTGCCGCGGCCCTGCAGCAAATCCGGCTGCACGGGCGCGGGCAGCAAGGTTTCGATGTATTGTTGCGCTCTGATGATATCGTGCATGATGACGCTTCCCCGTTCAAGGCGCGGATTGTGCGCAAGTCGTTCCGCGGTGCGGAGTTCCTGTACACGTTGCAACTGGCGGGCGGCCAGGAGGTGCTGGCGCTGGTGCCGTCCCATCACGATCATGCCGTTGACGAGTGGATCGGCATCCGCCTGGATGTCAGCCACGTGGTGACGTTTTCTTTATAA
- a CDS encoding M15 family metallopeptidase, producing MSPPMLRRLPPLVLSLLACLVQPAHAQLASPGLDSQQCQLVKQHVLQPGAPVDCAQLQVVRFAYVDFDKVRHEDGEIMVMAAVAPQVKAVFDELLKRGFPLAQARLMEHYQGNDDASMADNNTSAFNDRPITGGKAISLHAYGLAIDINPLQNPYVRRDAQGRQIFSPPAGQGFGQRVASRAGSSEQVVELFAQHGFLIWGGDWKKPIDYQHFQVSRGMAERLAKLPLPQARQLFESSAVAYRACRSGHGNKPSDRKTCAAAAG from the coding sequence GTGAGCCCGCCGATGCTGCGCCGCCTGCCGCCCCTGGTATTGTCGCTGCTGGCATGCCTGGTGCAGCCGGCGCACGCGCAGCTTGCCAGTCCGGGCCTGGATAGCCAGCAATGCCAGCTGGTCAAACAACACGTGCTGCAGCCCGGCGCGCCGGTTGACTGTGCGCAACTGCAGGTAGTGCGCTTTGCCTACGTCGACTTTGACAAGGTGCGTCACGAGGATGGCGAAATCATGGTCATGGCGGCCGTAGCGCCGCAGGTAAAGGCCGTCTTCGACGAACTGCTCAAGCGCGGTTTCCCGCTTGCGCAGGCGCGCCTGATGGAGCATTATCAAGGCAACGACGACGCATCGATGGCGGACAATAATACCTCCGCCTTCAACGACAGGCCGATCACCGGCGGCAAGGCGATTTCCTTGCATGCCTACGGTTTGGCGATCGATATCAATCCTTTGCAAAATCCGTACGTGCGGCGCGATGCGCAAGGCCGGCAGATTTTCAGCCCACCGGCCGGCCAGGGTTTCGGCCAGCGCGTGGCCAGCCGCGCCGGCAGCAGCGAGCAAGTGGTGGAGCTATTCGCCCAGCATGGCTTTCTGATCTGGGGTGGAGACTGGAAAAAGCCGATCGACTACCAGCATTTCCAGGTCAGCCGCGGCATGGCTGAGCGATTGGCAAAACTGCCGCTGCCGCAAGCGCGCCAGTTGTTTGAAAGCTCTGCCGTGGCATACCGCGCCTGCCGTAGCGGCCATGGCAACAAGCCGAGTGACAGGAAAACCTGTGCCGCCGCCGCTGGATGA
- a CDS encoding patatin-like phospholipase family protein codes for MSNKTTSKSQIRTSSKADSTTPRVALVLQGGGALGAYQAGVYHAMHENGLTPDWVVGTSIGAINAAIIAGNERDLRLSRLKEFWEQVGHGDLTDLSKVPDAMRQFNTWWTTTDVTTRGVPGFFSPRTMNPFMMGMPVQPEQASFYDTTPLAETLARLVDFKHLNSPEGMRLTVSAMRVACGSLVNFDTQERTIGVEHIMASGALPPGFAPVRIDGDLYWDGGLYSNTPLEVVLDDESKTDVDGNTLCVMVDLWNADGPEPTTLDQITNRQKDVTFASRSERHIENYLRMYQLRRAAQALYDKLPPAMRKKSDLKEFEGLSDNSTIHIVRLRYSGHDWNMPSKDINFSRGSIEWRWEQGYADAMQAAERVKANGDTFGSSDAGLVVHELVMPPLS; via the coding sequence ATGAGCAATAAGACCACTTCCAAGTCACAAATACGCACCAGCAGCAAAGCCGATTCGACCACGCCGCGAGTGGCGCTGGTGTTGCAGGGAGGCGGTGCGCTGGGGGCTTATCAGGCCGGCGTCTATCATGCGATGCACGAGAATGGCCTGACGCCGGACTGGGTGGTGGGCACCTCGATCGGCGCCATCAATGCCGCCATCATTGCCGGCAACGAGCGCGATCTGCGGCTGTCGCGCCTGAAGGAATTCTGGGAGCAGGTCGGCCATGGCGATCTGACCGATCTGAGCAAGGTGCCGGACGCCATGCGCCAGTTCAACACCTGGTGGACCACCACCGATGTCACCACCCGCGGCGTGCCGGGCTTTTTCTCGCCGCGCACCATGAATCCTTTCATGATGGGCATGCCGGTGCAACCGGAGCAAGCCAGTTTTTACGACACCACGCCCCTCGCCGAAACGCTGGCGCGGCTGGTCGATTTCAAGCACCTGAACAGTCCAGAAGGCATGCGTCTGACCGTCAGCGCAATGCGGGTGGCTTGCGGCAGCCTGGTCAATTTCGACACGCAGGAAAGGACCATCGGCGTCGAGCACATCATGGCCAGCGGCGCCTTGCCGCCCGGCTTCGCACCGGTGCGCATCGACGGCGACCTGTATTGGGACGGCGGCCTGTATTCGAATACGCCGCTGGAAGTGGTGCTGGACGATGAATCCAAGACCGATGTCGATGGCAACACTCTGTGCGTGATGGTGGATTTGTGGAATGCCGATGGCCCGGAACCAACCACCCTGGATCAGATTACCAATCGCCAGAAAGACGTAACCTTCGCTTCGCGCTCGGAACGCCACATCGAAAATTACCTGCGCATGTATCAATTGCGGCGCGCCGCCCAGGCGCTGTATGACAAGCTGCCGCCGGCCATGCGCAAGAAATCCGACCTCAAGGAATTTGAAGGCTTGTCGGATAACAGCACCATCCATATCGTGCGCTTGCGCTACAGTGGGCATGACTGGAACATGCCATCCAAGGACATCAATTTTTCACGCGGCTCGATCGAGTGGCGCTGGGAACAAGGATACGCCGACGCCATGCAGGCCGCCGAGCGGGTCAAGGCCAACGGCGACACCTTCGGCAGTTCCGATGCCGGCCTGGTGGTGCATGAACTGGTCATGCCGCCATTGAGCTGA
- a CDS encoding DoxX family protein, with protein MNTSNPGVYAATLLRLTLGIALLAHAYLKVFVFTLPGAAGFFASQGFPAWSVYPVVAVEVLTGLAMVLGLQARIAAIISLPVLLGALSVHAPNGWVFTSPNGGWEYPAFMVVTALSVALLGNGAFAIGNAKAGK; from the coding sequence ATGAATACGAGTAATCCCGGCGTCTATGCCGCCACCCTGCTCAGACTGACCCTCGGCATTGCCTTGCTGGCGCACGCTTACCTCAAGGTCTTCGTCTTCACTTTGCCTGGCGCCGCCGGCTTTTTCGCCAGCCAGGGCTTCCCGGCCTGGTCGGTGTACCCTGTAGTCGCAGTGGAAGTGCTGACTGGCCTGGCGATGGTGCTCGGCTTGCAGGCGCGCATCGCCGCCATCATTTCCCTGCCGGTGCTGCTGGGCGCCTTGTCGGTACATGCGCCTAACGGCTGGGTGTTCACCAGCCCGAACGGCGGCTGGGAATATCCGGCATTCATGGTGGTGACTGCACTGTCCGTCGCATTGCTGGGCAACGGCGCATTTGCCATCGGTAATGCCAAAGCCGGTAAATAA
- a CDS encoding Fe(3+) ABC transporter substrate-binding protein, giving the protein MLLRSIIASAVLASSSVAASAQEQVLNLYSARHYQTDEALYGNFTKATGIKINRVDGDDAGTIARLKSEGAASPADVILLVDAARLWRAESDGLFQPVKSAILEQRIPANLRGKDDGKGSDWFGFSTRARVIVYNKQNIQPQDVETYEALADPKNKGKLCTRSGSHPYNVSLFGSLLEHHGEAKTEALLKGYVANQARSPVGGDTDQIKAVASGECGVAISNSYYVARLMKSTKPEDIEVMKKVAVIWPNQKTTGTHVNIAGAGVAKHAPHRAAAIQFLEYLASDDAQRYFAEGNNEMPAVKSVKSGNPALDALGPFKAEVIDVSAVGRNQQKVQLLLDRAGYK; this is encoded by the coding sequence ATGCTTTTGCGTTCTATCATCGCCAGCGCCGTCCTGGCCAGCAGCAGCGTTGCCGCCTCCGCACAGGAACAAGTGCTGAACCTGTATTCGGCGCGCCACTATCAGACTGACGAAGCGCTGTACGGCAACTTCACCAAAGCCACCGGCATCAAGATCAACCGCGTCGACGGCGACGACGCCGGCACCATCGCGCGCCTGAAAAGCGAAGGCGCGGCCAGCCCCGCCGACGTCATCTTGCTGGTCGACGCGGCGCGTCTGTGGCGGGCGGAAAGCGACGGCCTGTTCCAGCCTGTGAAATCGGCGATTCTGGAACAACGCATCCCGGCCAACCTGCGCGGCAAGGATGATGGCAAAGGTTCCGACTGGTTCGGCTTTTCGACACGCGCCCGCGTGATCGTCTACAACAAGCAGAATATCCAGCCGCAAGACGTCGAGACCTACGAAGCGCTGGCCGATCCGAAGAACAAGGGCAAGCTATGCACCCGCTCCGGTTCGCATCCTTACAACGTGTCGCTGTTCGGCTCGCTGCTGGAACATCATGGCGAAGCCAAGACCGAAGCGTTGCTCAAGGGTTATGTCGCCAACCAGGCGCGCTCGCCGGTGGGCGGCGATACCGACCAGATCAAGGCCGTGGCTTCGGGCGAATGCGGCGTAGCAATTTCGAATTCCTACTACGTTGCCCGCCTGATGAAATCGACCAAGCCGGAAGATATCGAAGTGATGAAAAAAGTCGCGGTGATCTGGCCTAACCAGAAAACCACCGGCACCCACGTCAACATCGCCGGCGCCGGCGTCGCCAAGCATGCGCCGCATCGCGCCGCCGCGATCCAGTTCCTGGAGTACTTGGCTAGCGACGATGCGCAACGCTATTTCGCCGAAGGCAATAACGAAATGCCGGCAGTCAAAAGCGTCAAGAGCGGCAATCCGGCGCTGGACGCCCTGGGCCCGTTCAAGGCCGAGGTGATAGACGTCTCGGCGGTCGGCCGCAACCAGCAAAAAGTGCAGCTGCTGCTGGACCGCGCCGGCTACAAATAA
- the phaP gene encoding TIGR01841 family phasin (Members of this family are phasins (small proteins associated with inclusions such as PHA granules). Note that several different families of phasins have been named PhaP despite very little sequence similarity to each other.): protein MFSFHEQFAAATKAHFEAQLALLNTLTTKTFEGVEKVIELNLSAAKASLEESSGAAKQLMSAKDPQEFLTISAAQAKPGAEKAAAYGRHLAGIASGTQAELTRAAEAQVAETSRKINALIEEVSKNAPAGSENAIAILKSVISNANAGYEQLTKNAKQAVETLEANLNTATTQLTKAATPRAKK from the coding sequence ATGTTTTCGTTTCACGAACAGTTTGCCGCAGCAACCAAAGCCCATTTCGAAGCTCAGTTGGCATTGCTCAATACACTGACCACAAAAACCTTCGAAGGCGTGGAAAAAGTTATCGAACTCAATCTGAGCGCCGCCAAGGCATCGCTGGAAGAATCGAGTGGCGCTGCCAAGCAGCTGATGAGCGCCAAGGATCCTCAGGAATTCCTGACGATCTCGGCTGCCCAGGCCAAGCCTGGCGCCGAAAAGGCTGCAGCTTACGGCCGTCACCTGGCCGGCATCGCTTCCGGCACCCAGGCTGAATTGACCCGTGCGGCCGAGGCGCAAGTGGCGGAAACCAGCCGCAAGATCAATGCCTTGATCGAAGAAGTCAGCAAGAATGCGCCTGCCGGTTCGGAAAATGCCATCGCCATTCTGAAATCGGTGATCAGCAACGCCAATGCCGGTTACGAACAGCTGACCAAGAACGCCAAGCAGGCGGTTGAAACGCTGGAAGCCAACTTGAATACGGCCACCACGCAATTGACCAAGGCAGCGACGCCGCGCGCGAAGAAATAA
- a CDS encoding type II toxin-antitoxin system HicB family antitoxin, with the protein MSDKILSHENYSGSIEVSLEDGCLHGEILFINDLVSYESETVGGLQAAFEAAVDNYLDKCRREGLEPDKPCSGTFNVRLTPELHRHASVAAARKGQSLNDFVKDCVSKGVSDGGKGPGSDRRPSHLRPVVVKPHRGG; encoded by the coding sequence ATGAGCGATAAAATACTGAGTCATGAAAATTATTCGGGATCGATCGAGGTCAGCCTGGAAGACGGCTGCCTGCACGGCGAGATCCTGTTCATCAACGACCTGGTCAGCTATGAATCCGAGACCGTCGGCGGCCTGCAGGCCGCATTTGAGGCGGCTGTGGATAATTATCTGGATAAGTGCAGGCGCGAAGGACTGGAACCGGACAAGCCTTGCAGCGGCACCTTCAATGTGCGCCTTACGCCGGAGCTGCATCGGCATGCCAGCGTGGCGGCAGCGAGGAAAGGGCAATCCTTGAACGATTTCGTCAAAGACTGCGTCAGCAAAGGCGTTTCGGATGGGGGAAAAGGCCCCGGATCAGACCGCCGGCCCAGTCATCTGCGGCCGGTAGTCGTCAAGCCGCATCGCGGCGGATAA
- a CDS encoding LysR family transcriptional regulator yields the protein MNLFEAMKVFVKVTETGSLSGAARVLNLSNPSVTRHVADLEEYLGARLLNRSTRRISLTDTGSAYLDRCKQVLADLEQATLAAGMHAANPSGILRINAPLSFSVHHLGRVLPLYAERYPNVELDVTLSDRVVDLVEEGFDLAIRIGKLQNSSLVMRRLVAARVLTCASPAYLARHGVPQHPDDLARHKCLTYAYTQPDNEWRFRRDGKSHTVRIHGGLHCNNGDLLLAAALSGMGIIRQPTFIIGDAIRDGRLLPLLTDYQGDELAIHAVYPSRQHLSAKVRTFVDFLAQQFGEVPEWDRDLPI from the coding sequence ATGAACCTGTTCGAAGCCATGAAAGTGTTTGTCAAAGTCACGGAAACCGGCAGTTTGTCCGGCGCCGCCAGGGTTCTGAACCTGTCGAATCCTTCGGTGACGCGGCATGTCGCCGATCTTGAGGAATACCTCGGCGCGCGCCTGTTGAACCGCAGCACCCGCCGCATCAGCCTGACCGACACCGGCAGCGCCTATCTCGATCGCTGCAAGCAAGTACTCGCTGACCTGGAGCAGGCGACGCTCGCAGCCGGCATGCACGCGGCCAATCCCAGTGGCATATTGCGCATCAACGCGCCCTTGTCGTTTTCCGTGCATCACCTGGGCCGGGTGCTGCCGCTGTATGCCGAGCGCTATCCCAATGTCGAACTGGATGTGACCTTGTCGGACCGGGTGGTGGATCTGGTGGAGGAAGGCTTCGATCTGGCGATCCGTATCGGCAAGCTGCAGAATTCCAGCCTGGTCATGCGCCGGCTGGTGGCGGCGCGCGTGCTGACCTGCGCTTCGCCGGCCTATCTGGCCCGGCATGGCGTGCCGCAGCACCCGGACGATCTGGCGCGCCACAAATGCCTGACTTACGCCTATACCCAGCCGGATAACGAATGGCGTTTCCGGCGCGACGGCAAAAGCCATACGGTACGCATCCATGGCGGCCTGCATTGCAACAACGGCGATCTGCTGCTGGCCGCAGCCCTGTCCGGCATGGGCATCATCCGCCAGCCAACCTTCATCATCGGCGATGCCATCCGCGACGGCCGCCTGCTGCCGCTGCTGACCGACTATCAGGGCGATGAGCTGGCGATCCATGCGGTCTACCCGAGTCGCCAGCATCTGTCCGCAAAGGTGCGTACCTTTGTCGATTTCCTGGCGCAGCAGTTTGGCGAGGTGCCCGAGTGGGACCGCGACCTGCCAATATGA
- a CDS encoding type II toxin-antitoxin system HicA family toxin, translating to MTRAEKLRSRAESIPADFTWQELVTLLNAYGFSEFSDKGGSYRSFKTAAGLKIFMHKPHPGNIVKKYLLRKVIGQLRECGSMSANEE from the coding sequence ATGACCAGAGCAGAAAAACTACGTAGCCGGGCCGAATCGATTCCTGCCGATTTCACGTGGCAAGAGCTGGTCACTTTGCTCAACGCCTATGGATTTAGCGAGTTTTCTGACAAAGGCGGGTCATACCGCAGTTTTAAAACCGCAGCCGGCCTGAAGATTTTTATGCACAAGCCGCACCCCGGAAATATCGTGAAGAAATATCTGCTGCGAAAGGTAATCGGCCAACTGAGAGAGTGCGGCTCGATGAGCGCCAACGAGGAATGA
- the ygiD gene encoding 4,5-DOPA dioxygenase extradiol yields MSSNATRMPAIFFGHGSPMNALEDNRYTDAWASLGASVAQLQPKAILSVSAHWYTRGIGVTAMAAPKTIHDFGGFPQALFDVRYPAPGDPQLAAQVRDLLAPLAVAMDQSWGLDHGTWSVLVKAFPKADIPVIQLSIDATRPAQFHFDLGRKLAVLREQGVLIIGSGDVVHNLRLMNRHQDAPAHAWAERFNDHIRASLLSGDMQALIDYADQGQDAQLSVPTPEHYLPLLYIAGARQDDEAISIAVDGIAIGAISMLTAVVGAV; encoded by the coding sequence ATGAGCAGCAACGCCACCCGCATGCCGGCGATTTTCTTCGGCCACGGCAGCCCGATGAATGCACTGGAAGATAACCGCTACACTGACGCCTGGGCCAGCCTGGGCGCGAGCGTGGCGCAACTGCAGCCGAAGGCGATCCTGTCGGTGTCGGCGCACTGGTACACGCGCGGCATAGGCGTCACCGCCATGGCCGCGCCAAAAACCATCCACGATTTCGGCGGTTTTCCGCAGGCATTGTTTGATGTGCGCTATCCGGCGCCGGGCGATCCGCAACTGGCGGCGCAAGTGCGCGATCTGCTGGCGCCGCTGGCGGTCGCCATGGACCAGTCCTGGGGTTTGGACCACGGCACCTGGTCGGTGCTGGTCAAGGCCTTTCCCAAGGCCGACATACCGGTGATACAGCTGAGCATCGACGCCACCCGGCCGGCGCAGTTCCATTTCGACCTGGGCCGCAAACTGGCCGTACTGCGCGAACAAGGCGTGCTGATCATCGGCAGCGGCGACGTGGTGCACAACCTGCGCCTGATGAACCGGCATCAGGATGCGCCGGCGCATGCCTGGGCCGAGCGCTTCAACGATCATATACGCGCCAGCCTGCTGAGCGGCGACATGCAAGCCCTGATCGATTACGCCGATCAGGGCCAGGACGCGCAATTGTCAGTGCCTACGCCTGAACACTATCTGCCGCTGTTGTATATCGCCGGCGCCAGACAGGATGACGAAGCCATATCGATTGCGGTCGACGGCATAGCCATCGGCGCCATCAGCATGCTGACCGCGGTGGTCGGCGCCGTCTGA